Proteins encoded in a region of the Oncorhynchus gorbuscha isolate QuinsamMale2020 ecotype Even-year linkage group LG16, OgorEven_v1.0, whole genome shotgun sequence genome:
- the LOC123998936 gene encoding E3 ubiquitin-protein ligase TRIM35-like, with protein sequence MALRPRASSQPGKPSFLQSPKVVMALRPRAVSSHSGSMLEDELTCSVCCEIFRDPVVLKCTHSFCRACLQQFWNQKKARRECPVCRRKCSLTEPTVSLALKNVADTFFREQRSQGEAGGGPDRGGVPVKSEAKCHTHGEVLKLFCQDDAEVLCCVCHTSKRHQGHCVIPLEEGAQELKEEMKKELIPLKKSLRGLYEAKQECDDTTVHIKSQTQQTENHIREAFEQLRQFLQNEEEARIAILQEEDEQKRHLVRKKTEGITADILTLSRAIIAIDNDIASSDALFLQNYRNTKKRAVIPQKGPEEISGAMINVAKHVSSLKYKVWEKMVGLVEYTPVTLDPNTAYSWLSLNKDLTSVTNSGHVQVLPDNPERFDHFVFVLGSEGFTTGCHAWEVEVGDKDDWMLGVVKESINRKGRISGCPEGGLWMISHCEGEYMAVTRPRTPLKLTGELKRVRVQLDYESGEVNFSNPVNMTSIYTFNDFFTERMFPFFCPGANINGNNPGPLKICPVKVAVWNSATW encoded by the exons ATGGCGCTGCGCCCACGTGCTTCCTCCCAGCCTGGGAAACCTTCGTTCCTACAGAGCCCCAAGGTGGTCATGGCTCTGCGGCCCAGGGCCGTGTCCTCTCACTCGGGCTCCATGCTGGAGGATGAGCTAACCTGCTCTGTGTGCTGCGAGATCTTCAGGGACCCTGTGGTGCTCAAGTGCACCCACAGCTTCTGCCGGGCCTGCCTGCAGCAGTTCTGGAACCAGAAGAAGGCGAGGCGCGAGTGTCCCGTGTGCCGCAGGAAGTGTTCCCTGACGGAGCCCACAGTGAGCCTGGCTCTGAAGAACGTGGCCGATACCTTTTTCAGGGAGCAGAGGAGCCAGGGCGAGGCGGGCGGGGGGCCAGACAGAGGGGGCGTCCCAGTGAAGTCTGAGGCAAAGTGCCACACACACGGGGAGGTGCTGAAGCTGTTCTGCCAGGATGATGCCGAGgtgctctgctgtgtgtgtcACACGTCTAAGAGGCACCAGGGCCACTGTGTGATCCCACTGGAGGAGGGGGCCCAGGAGCTCAAG GAAGAAATGAAGAAAGAATTGATCCCTCTGAAGAAGAGCCTCCGTGGCCTCTATGAAGCCAAGCAGGAGTGTGATGACACAACTGTGCACATCAAG AGCCAGACCCAGCAGACAGAGAATCACATCAGAGAGGCGTTTGAGCAGCTCAGGCAGTTCCTTCAGAATGAGGAGGAAGCCAGGATAGCTATTCTACAGGAGGAAGATGAGCAGAAGAGACATCTGGtgaggaagaagacagagggcATCACGGCAGACATCCTCACCCTCTCTCGTGCCATCATCGCTATTGATAATGACATAGCCTCcagtgatgctcttttcctcCAG AACTACAGAAACACAAAGAAGAG AGCTGTGATACCTCAGAAGGGTCCAGAGGAGATCTCCGGTGCTATGATCAACGTGGCGAAGCATGTCAGCTCCCTCAAGTACAAGGTCTGGGAGAAGATGGTGGGGCTGGTGGAGTACA CTCCTGTGACTCTGGATCCTAACACGGcctactcctggctctctctgaaCAAGGACCTGACCAGTGTGACCAACAGTGGTCATGTGCAGGTGCTCCCAGACAACCCAGAGCGTTTTGACCACTTCGTGTTCGTCCTGGGCTCTGAGGGCTTCACCACCGGCTGCCACGCCTGGGAGGTAGAGGTGGGGGACAAGGACGACTGGATGCTGGGTGTGGTCAAGGAGTCCATTAACAGGAAGGGCCGGATCTCAGGCTGCCCTGAGGGTGGCTTGTGGATGATCTCCCACTGTGAGGGTGAGTATATGGCCGTGACCCGGCCACGCACCCCTCTCAAACTGACAGGGGAGCTGAAGAGGGTCAGGGTGCAGCTGGACTACGAGTCTGGGGAGGTGAACTTCTCCAACCCTGTTAATATGACGTCTATCTACACCTTCAATGATTTCTTCACTGAGAGGATGTTCCCCTTCTTCTGCCCTGGAGCCAACATCAACGGCAACAACCCCGGCCCACTGAAGATCTGCCCGGTCAAAGTGGCTGTGTGGAACAGCGCCACCTGGTGA
- the LOC123998941 gene encoding dnaJ homolog subfamily B member 1-like translates to MGKDYYKVLGIQKGASEDEIKKAYRKQALRYHPDKNKSTGAEDKFKEIAEAYDVLSDAKKKDIYDRYGEEGLKGHTAGGGGGPNGPNNYNYTFHGDPHAMFTEFFGGRSPFDQFFARNGDDDMDTDDPFAAFGMGGMGGMPGGMGGMPGGMGGFHQHQRSFKSRPGGPHGGREKKKDSPVVHELKVSLEEVFSGCTKKMKISRKRLNPDGCSMRSEDKILTVDIKRGWKEGTKITFPREGDETPTNIPADVVFVVKDKPHPLFRRDGSDIIYPARVSLRDALCGCTVSAPTLDGRTVTVTSRDVVKPGMKKRIVGEGLPLSKCPEKRGDMVLEFVVKFPENLGQSARDALTQILPP, encoded by the exons ATGGGTAAAGACTATTATAAAGTGTTGGGTATACAGAAAGGCGCCTCTGAAGACGAGATAAAGAAGGCGTATCGAAAGCAGGCCCTGCGATATCACCCTGATAAAAACAAGTCCACTGGAGCTGAGGATAAATTCAAAGAGATCGCCGAGGCCTATGATGTCCTCAGCGACGCAAAGAAAAAGGATATATATGACCGATATGGAGAAGAAG GCCTGAAGGGGCACACAGCCGGCGGGGGTGGTGGTCCCAATGGCCCCAACAACTACAACTACACCTTCCATGGAGATCCTCACGCCATGTTTACAGAGTTTTTTGGTGGCCGCAGCCCATTCGACCAGTTCTTTGCACGCAACGGGGACGATGACATGGACACTGATGACCCCTTTGCTGCATTTGGTATGGGAGGGATGGGGGGTATGCCGGGAGGGATGGGGGGTATGCCGGGTGGAATGGGAGGGTTCCACCAACACCAGAGGTCCTTCAAATCCCGACCAGGAGGTCCCCACGGGGGCCGTGAGAAGAAGAAAGATTCTCCGGTGGTACACGAGCTGAAGGTGAGCCTAGAGGAGGTGTTCTCCGGCTGCACCAAGAAGATGAAGATCTCCAGGAAGCGGCTGAACCCGGATGGCTGCAGCATGCGCAGCGAGGACAAGATCCTGACAGTGGACATCAAGCGAGGCTGGAAGGAAGGGACCAAGATCACCTTccccagggagggagatgagacacCCACTAACATTCCCGCTGACGTGGTGTTTGTGGTCAAAGACAAACCCCATCCTCTGTTCCGCCGGGATGGCTCCGATATCATCTACCCTGCTAGAGTGTCCCTCAGAGAT GCACTGTGTGGATGCACGGTCAGCGCTCCCACTCTGGACGGCAGGACTGTGACTGTGACCTCTAGAGACGTGGTCAAACCTGGGATGAAGAAGCGTATCGTGGGAGAGGGACTACCCCTGTCCAAGTGCCCAGAGAAGAGGGGGGACATGGTGCTTGAGTTTGTAGTGAAATTCCCTGAGAATTTGGGGCAGAGTGCCCGCGATGCACTGACTCAGATTCTTCCTCCTTGA
- the LOC123998943 gene encoding PDZ domain-containing protein GIPC1-like, protein MPLGLGRRKKASPLVENEEAEPIRAGLNVPGMDGLDGGGVGLGEGTTQEGLPPPPTSLRPRLIFHTQLAHGSPTGRIEGFSNVRELYTKIGEAFGIAPPEVMFCTLNTHKVDMDKLLGGQIGLEDFIFAHIKGQRKEVEVFKGEDALGLTITDNGAGYAFIKRIREGSVVHQIQVINVGDMIESINGHSLIGCRHYEVAKMLKELPKGKDFVLKMVEPLKAFDMISQRSAGARAGSGTQLGTGKGTLRLRSKGPATVEELPSAFEEKAIEKVDDLLESYMGIRDSELAATMVELGKDKKNPDEFAEALDETLGDFAFPDEFVFDVWGAIGDAKVGRL, encoded by the exons ATGCCTCTTGGATTGGGTAGAAGGAAGAAAGCATCTCCACTAGTGGAGAACGAGGAAGCCGAGCCGATCCGAGCGGGTCTTAATGTCCCAGGAATGGACGGCCTGGATGGAGGTGGGGTGGGGCTCGGGGAGGGTACTACCCAGGAGGGTCTGCCACCCCCACCCACCAGCCTGAGACCTCGTCTGATCTTCCACACCCAGCTAGCACACGGTAGCCCCACGGGACGCATCGAGGGCTTCAGCAACGTGCGAGAGCTCTACACCAAGATCGGAGAGGCCTTTGGGATCGCACCACCAGAG GTGATGTTCTGCACTCTGAACACTCACAAGGTGGACATGGACAAGTTATTGGGGGGTCAGATTGGGCTGGAGGACTTTATTTTCGCCCATATCAAAGGCCAGAGGAAGGAGGTGGAGGTGTTCAAGGGGGAGGATGCCCTGGGGTTGACCATCACTGATAATGGAGCTGGATACGCCTTCATCAAG AGAATAAGGGAGGGTAGCGTGGTCCATCAGATCCAGGTCATCAACGTGGGAGACATGATTGAGTCCATCAACGGCCACAGTCTCATTGGCTGTCGACACTACGAGGTGGCCAAGATGCTCAAGGAGCTGCCCAAGGGGAAGGACTTTGTTCTCAAGATGGTGGAGCCCTTGAAAGCCTTCG ACATGATCAGCCAGAGGTCAGCAGGGGCCCGGGCTGGCTCAGGAACCCAGCTGGGGACAGGGAAGGGCACCCTGCGTTTACGCTCCAAAGGCCCAGCCACGGTGGAGGAGCTG CCCTCTGCGTTTGAGGAGAAGGCCATAGAGAAAGTGGATGACCTCCTGGAGAGTTACATGGGCATCAGAGACAGTGAGCTGG CTGCTACAATGGTGGAGCTGGGGAAGGACAAAAAGAACCCAGATGAGTTTGCCGAGGCGTTGGACGAGACTCTTGGTGACTTCGCCTTCCCGGATGAATTTGTTTTTGACGTCTGGGGTGCCATCGGGGACGCCAAGGTCGGCCGGCTGTAA